One genomic region from Aureibacillus halotolerans encodes:
- a CDS encoding CdaR family transcriptional regulator, translating to MISKALAQSIVKEAYEFTKHSINLMDHQGVIIASNNQERIGDIHEGALRVLQLNEPVIIDEHSSLQGSRPGMNLPIQINNTIIGVVGISGAIEQIEPYAAFIKRLTEVLAKEAYLNDKLTFKHFAAEAFVHHWLSGTWTDPEIIKSEGLSVGYDVTLSRATVIIELGNFSSVLSESLQHHHTTTSFYSDRPHFIKQLSQLFPDQDTIVASDGPTRFVFLIPISQHASEDQRTELLKRCTKLQSTLHASYGFTSYGGIGSVFDSPEKVENSFQEAQQALSVAKTSNSDMYLLFDELGTERLINAIPELDRLNFAKRILFLNHPDMPELLDDLMLFFQNDQSIQRTAEALYVHKNTLQYRLKKVAAMTGRDPRKFRDAQTLYTALLCLHLSGNVHENKN from the coding sequence ATGATTTCAAAGGCACTTGCTCAATCCATTGTGAAAGAGGCTTACGAATTCACAAAGCACAGTATTAACTTAATGGATCATCAAGGCGTCATTATTGCTAGCAATAATCAAGAACGCATTGGAGACATTCATGAAGGGGCCTTGCGCGTTCTCCAATTAAACGAGCCCGTCATCATAGACGAACATTCATCGCTTCAAGGAAGTCGACCCGGTATGAACCTCCCTATCCAAATCAATAACACGATTATCGGTGTCGTCGGGATTTCGGGAGCAATTGAACAAATTGAACCCTACGCCGCTTTTATCAAAAGGTTAACGGAAGTATTGGCGAAAGAGGCGTATTTAAATGACAAGCTCACATTTAAACACTTCGCTGCCGAAGCCTTTGTCCATCATTGGTTATCCGGAACATGGACAGACCCTGAAATCATCAAAAGCGAGGGTTTGTCTGTTGGCTATGATGTCACATTGTCCCGAGCTACTGTCATAATTGAGCTTGGCAATTTTTCTTCTGTCCTTAGTGAATCGTTACAGCATCACCATACGACAACGTCCTTTTATTCTGATCGTCCACATTTCATTAAACAGCTTTCTCAACTGTTTCCTGATCAAGATACGATCGTTGCTTCCGACGGTCCTACACGCTTCGTGTTTTTAATACCTATTTCTCAGCATGCTTCAGAAGATCAAAGGACTGAGCTACTCAAGCGCTGCACTAAGCTCCAGTCAACTTTGCATGCTTCCTATGGGTTCACAAGCTATGGCGGCATTGGCAGCGTATTTGATTCACCAGAAAAAGTAGAGAATTCCTTTCAAGAAGCCCAACAAGCCTTGTCTGTTGCTAAAACCTCTAACAGTGACATGTATCTGCTGTTTGACGAACTGGGCACCGAACGCCTCATCAATGCCATTCCCGAGCTCGACCGCCTCAATTTTGCTAAGCGAATATTGTTTCTGAATCATCCCGACATGCCTGAACTGCTAGACGATTTGATGCTGTTTTTTCAAAACGATCAGTCCATCCAACGTACGGCTGAAGCGCTCTATGTACACAAAAATACGTTGCAATACAGGTTAAAGAAAGTCGCCGCAATGACAGGCAGGGACCCACGAAAATTTCGTGACGCGCAAACGCTGTACACCGCTCTGCTGTGCTTGCACTTGTCTGGAAATGTTCACGAGAACAAAAATTAG
- a CDS encoding glycerate kinase — protein sequence MNVFIACDSFKGSMTSLEANAAVQAGLLDADPTIHTTLLPMADGGEGTVDALLYTLGGERVTVAVRGPLGGKVEASYGWIPETKTAIIETAAASGITLVGNDELDPWKATSFGTGELMAHALAHGARQMVIGLGGSATVDGGIGLLEALGVTFYDTEKQPISGNGKGLGRIDSIDLSSLRERFRDVEVTMASDVTNPLLGDTGAVHVFGPQKGAKTEDLATLEEGMASYAKVCAKAIGRDDANTAGAGAAGGIGFALQSFLSAKAMSGFSYIAEAAKLADILPSADLIITGEGQMDAQSFFGKVPVALANEAKPFNVPVIAFAGSVKGNAQQFASAGLQAVIPITNGPTSLSEAMTDGKKLLQESAERTWRLTQLFPHKHS from the coding sequence ATGAACGTCTTTATTGCGTGTGATTCGTTCAAAGGATCAATGACGAGCTTAGAGGCTAATGCAGCGGTCCAGGCAGGACTTTTGGATGCAGACCCAACGATTCACACAACCCTTTTGCCAATGGCGGATGGAGGTGAAGGCACCGTCGACGCACTCCTTTATACGCTTGGCGGAGAGCGAGTCACAGTAGCGGTCCGTGGTCCTCTCGGAGGGAAGGTTGAGGCCAGCTACGGTTGGATTCCGGAAACAAAGACGGCGATTATAGAAACGGCTGCCGCGTCTGGCATTACGTTGGTGGGAAACGATGAACTTGATCCATGGAAAGCGACATCGTTTGGCACAGGAGAGCTTATGGCGCATGCCTTAGCACATGGAGCACGCCAAATGGTGATTGGCCTTGGCGGCAGTGCCACCGTTGATGGCGGAATTGGCTTATTAGAAGCTTTAGGTGTCACGTTTTATGACACAGAAAAACAACCCATTTCCGGTAACGGCAAAGGGTTGGGGCGCATTGACAGCATCGATCTTTCTTCCTTACGCGAACGATTTAGAGATGTCGAGGTGACAATGGCCTCTGATGTGACCAATCCGCTTCTGGGTGATACCGGTGCTGTGCACGTGTTCGGACCGCAAAAAGGGGCGAAGACGGAGGATCTCGCTACACTAGAGGAAGGCATGGCGTCTTACGCGAAAGTTTGTGCCAAAGCCATCGGTAGAGATGACGCGAATACTGCCGGTGCTGGCGCCGCAGGAGGCATTGGCTTTGCTTTGCAGAGTTTTCTTTCCGCAAAGGCAATGAGCGGTTTTTCCTATATCGCTGAAGCGGCAAAGCTTGCCGATATACTTCCATCTGCTGACCTTATCATCACTGGAGAAGGACAAATGGACGCCCAATCATTTTTTGGCAAGGTTCCCGTTGCCTTGGCCAATGAGGCAAAGCCTTTCAACGTGCCTGTCATCGCCTTTGCAGGGAGTGTCAAAGGAAATGCCCAACAGTTCGCATCCGCAGGTTTGCAGGCAGTCATTCCGATTACGAATGGACCAACATCACTTTCAGAAGCGATGACTGATGGCAAAAAGCTGCTCCAAGAATCAGCCGAACGTACATGGCGACTCACACAGCTGTTTCCGCATAAGCACTCATAA
- a CDS encoding extracellular solute-binding protein — protein sequence MERKINIFRVVSVCLLCAVLLIGCGNNESASSDEENGAFPLSIMINFHTPEVPDEKVLNLVEEATNTDVEIQWVPDNTYSERLQSAFATSSLPDVVFMKSDSFMQFKEGIRDGQFWEVGPYLDQFENLSKLNEEVLKNTMVDGKLYSLYQARPLSRQGMIYRKDWADALGLDAPKNTDEFYDMLKAFTEEDPDGNGAKDTIGLTDRNDVIYGAFDTIASWFGAPNNWGEQDGQLLPDFMSPEYMDTLTFFRDLHSNGYINQDFPVTSKSDQQELFKNGTAGVYVGSMGDVQGLYEDAKALNPEVVLDVHNQVKGPDGEFQVWSIPGYNKVILFPKSAVESEEELLKILGFLDELMNPELSNLLQWGIEGEHYKVTDGKAEAIASPQVLDTEVSAYKMIEVGGPESNGRYEGYFSYEPQTKAEELYKDNAEHLVTDPTVRLESPTYVERGERLDQIMLDATYKFIIGQLDEAGYEKAIEEWKEEGGDQIIEEYNASNEG from the coding sequence ATGGAAAGAAAAATCAATATTTTCAGAGTTGTGAGTGTCTGTCTGTTGTGTGCTGTGCTACTAATCGGCTGCGGCAATAATGAAAGCGCTTCATCTGATGAGGAGAATGGGGCCTTTCCTTTATCTATTATGATTAACTTTCACACGCCAGAGGTTCCCGATGAAAAGGTGCTGAATTTAGTTGAAGAAGCGACAAATACAGATGTCGAGATTCAATGGGTGCCGGACAATACGTATAGCGAAAGGCTACAATCGGCATTTGCCACCAGCTCTCTCCCGGATGTTGTGTTTATGAAAAGTGATTCCTTCATGCAGTTTAAAGAAGGGATACGAGATGGGCAGTTTTGGGAAGTGGGGCCTTATCTAGATCAATTTGAAAACCTGAGCAAGCTGAATGAAGAAGTTCTAAAAAACACAATGGTCGATGGCAAGCTTTATTCTCTTTATCAGGCTCGTCCTTTATCTCGTCAAGGGATGATTTATCGCAAGGATTGGGCAGATGCACTAGGGCTTGATGCGCCTAAAAATACAGATGAATTTTACGATATGCTGAAAGCGTTTACGGAAGAAGATCCTGATGGCAATGGCGCGAAGGACACAATCGGTCTCACGGATCGGAATGACGTCATTTATGGGGCGTTTGATACGATTGCATCGTGGTTTGGCGCTCCAAATAACTGGGGTGAGCAAGACGGTCAATTGCTCCCGGATTTTATGTCTCCAGAGTATATGGACACATTAACATTTTTCCGTGATTTGCACTCGAATGGCTATATCAATCAGGATTTCCCGGTGACGAGCAAATCAGATCAACAAGAGCTTTTCAAAAATGGAACAGCGGGTGTTTACGTCGGTTCGATGGGTGACGTGCAAGGCTTGTATGAAGACGCCAAGGCGCTTAACCCTGAGGTTGTCCTTGATGTCCACAACCAAGTCAAAGGACCGGATGGGGAGTTTCAAGTTTGGTCAATCCCTGGGTACAACAAAGTTATTCTATTCCCGAAAAGCGCGGTTGAATCAGAGGAAGAACTTTTAAAAATTCTTGGATTCTTGGATGAACTTATGAACCCAGAACTAAGTAATTTGCTTCAATGGGGAATCGAAGGTGAGCACTACAAAGTGACAGACGGCAAGGCAGAAGCAATTGCAAGTCCACAAGTATTAGATACAGAGGTGTCTGCGTATAAAATGATTGAGGTTGGAGGACCAGAGTCGAACGGTCGTTATGAAGGCTATTTCTCCTATGAGCCACAAACCAAAGCAGAAGAACTCTACAAAGATAACGCTGAGCATTTGGTCACAGACCCAACTGTACGTCTAGAGTCGCCTACCTACGTGGAAAGAGGAGAGCGTCTAGACCAAATCATGCTTGATGCAACCTATAAATTTATTATTGGTCAGCTTGATGAGGCTGGGTATGAAAAGGCCATAGAGGAATGGAAAGAAGAAGGCGGAGATCAAATTATTGAAGAGTATAACGCCTCAAATGAGGGGTAG